The Blastomonas fulva genome contains a region encoding:
- the chlG gene encoding chlorophyll synthase ChlG, protein MDRSANIARPVPIPAARDVLELLKPVTWFPPMWAFFCGVMSSGAPLNDRWLFLLGGVLLAGPMVCGTSQAVNDWYDRHVDAINQPERPIPSGRIAGRWGLYVALIGSALSLVLGAVLGFWVFIATIVGLLCAWGYSAPPFRFKMSGWVGPGVVALSYEGLSWFTGASVMSGGLPDSRVLLVILLYSIGAHGIMTLNDFKAVEGDTAMGVRSLPVTLGVANAARLACAVMALPQVVVIALLLNWGLAISAIAVTLLLAMQLVFMRRLLTDPNKYAPWYNATGVSSYVFGMLAAALGLGGWV, encoded by the coding sequence ATGGATCGCTCTGCCAACATCGCCCGGCCCGTGCCGATTCCCGCAGCCCGCGACGTGCTTGAGCTGCTCAAGCCCGTGACGTGGTTTCCGCCGATGTGGGCGTTCTTTTGCGGGGTGATGTCCTCGGGCGCGCCGCTCAATGACCGCTGGCTGTTTCTGCTCGGCGGCGTGCTGCTCGCAGGTCCCATGGTCTGCGGCACCAGCCAGGCGGTGAACGACTGGTACGACCGGCATGTCGACGCGATCAACCAACCCGAACGGCCGATCCCTTCGGGGCGGATCGCGGGCCGCTGGGGGCTGTATGTCGCGCTGATCGGGTCGGCGCTGTCGCTGGTATTGGGCGCGGTGCTGGGCTTCTGGGTGTTCATCGCGACCATCGTCGGGCTGCTGTGCGCCTGGGGCTACAGCGCACCGCCGTTCCGCTTCAAGATGAGCGGATGGGTGGGACCTGGCGTCGTCGCGCTGAGCTATGAGGGGCTGAGCTGGTTCACCGGTGCGAGCGTGATGAGCGGCGGGCTACCCGACAGCCGCGTGCTGCTCGTCATCCTGCTCTACAGCATCGGCGCGCATGGCATAATGACCCTCAACGATTTCAAGGCGGTCGAAGGCGACACCGCGATGGGCGTGCGCTCGCTGCCGGTGACGCTGGGCGTCGCCAACGCCGCAAGGCTGGCCTGCGCGGTGATGGCGCTGCCGCAGGTGGTGGTCATCGCGCTGCTGCTAAACTGGGGACTGGCGATCTCTGCCATCGCGGTTACCCTGCTGCTGGCAATGCAGCTGGTGTTCATGCGCCGGTTGCTGACCGATCCCAACAAATACGCGCCGTGGTACAACGCCACCGGCGTGTCGTCCTATGTCTTCGGCATGCTTGCTGCGGCATTGGGCCTGGGGGGCTGGGTATGA
- a CDS encoding BCD family MFS transporter encodes MTAATIATGARIGLGWTDIMRMGLVQASIGAIVMLATSLLNRVMVVEYALPAALPAGLVAWHYAVQLSRPMWGHGSDKGRKRTPWIIGGMGILALGGIVAVNATILLPVSPIPGTLLAILAFSMIGAGVGAAGTSLLAMLASGVVPERRAAAAAITWIMMVAGIVMAAATAGSLIDPFSEQRLAIVSGGVALCAFVLACAAIAGIEKRLIPPPHPNADAPTASFGEALREIMGDATARRFTIFVFVSMLAYAMQDLILEPFAGLVFGMTPGESTKLSGLQHGGVMAGMIVAGIGGSAFAGRRPSDLRWWILAGCGGSALALAGLAIAATTAGAGAWPLKANVAVLGFANGLFAVSAIGAMMGLAGAGQQSREGVRMGVWGAAQAIAFGLGGLTGAMGVDIARGMLASDGAAFQLIFAGEAGLFILAALLGVRVTMRTADPLMVAAPA; translated from the coding sequence ATGACCGCCGCCACAATCGCCACCGGCGCGCGCATCGGGCTGGGCTGGACGGACATCATGCGCATGGGGCTGGTGCAAGCCAGCATCGGCGCGATCGTGATGCTCGCGACGTCTTTGCTCAACCGCGTGATGGTGGTCGAATACGCGCTGCCCGCAGCTTTGCCTGCCGGCCTTGTCGCCTGGCATTATGCGGTGCAGCTGTCGCGCCCGATGTGGGGCCATGGATCCGACAAGGGGCGCAAGCGCACCCCGTGGATCATCGGCGGCATGGGGATATTGGCGCTGGGCGGCATCGTCGCGGTCAACGCGACGATCCTGCTCCCGGTCTCGCCGATACCCGGCACATTGCTCGCGATCCTGGCGTTCAGCATGATCGGCGCGGGCGTCGGCGCAGCGGGCACATCCTTGCTCGCGATGCTCGCCTCAGGCGTGGTGCCCGAACGCCGAGCAGCCGCCGCCGCGATCACCTGGATCATGATGGTCGCAGGCATCGTGATGGCCGCGGCCACCGCCGGCAGCCTGATCGATCCGTTCAGCGAGCAGAGGCTCGCGATCGTTTCGGGCGGGGTGGCGCTCTGTGCATTCGTGCTCGCCTGCGCCGCCATTGCAGGCATCGAAAAGCGGCTGATACCCCCGCCGCACCCCAACGCCGATGCGCCGACAGCCAGCTTTGGCGAGGCGCTGCGCGAGATCATGGGTGATGCGACGGCACGCCGCTTCACCATCTTCGTGTTCGTCTCGATGCTCGCTTATGCGATGCAGGACCTGATCCTCGAGCCTTTTGCGGGGCTGGTCTTCGGCATGACCCCAGGCGAATCGACCAAGCTTTCGGGGCTGCAGCACGGCGGCGTGATGGCAGGGATGATCGTTGCAGGCATCGGCGGCAGCGCCTTTGCCGGGCGGCGGCCATCCGATCTGCGCTGGTGGATTCTCGCCGGCTGCGGCGGATCGGCGCTGGCGCTGGCCGGGCTCGCGATCGCCGCGACCACCGCAGGCGCGGGCGCCTGGCCGCTCAAGGCCAATGTCGCGGTGCTGGGCTTTGCCAATGGCCTGTTCGCGGTTTCCGCGATCGGCGCGATGATGGGGCTGGCGGGTGCCGGCCAGCAGTCGCGCGAGGGCGTCAGGATGGGCGTGTGGGGCGCAGCGCAGGCGATCGCCTTCGGGCTCGGCGGCCTGACCGGCGCGATGGGCGTGGATATCGCGCGCGGAATGCTCGCCAGCGATGGCGCCGCGTTCCAGTTGATTTTTGCTGGCGAGGCGGGGCTGTTTATCCTCGCTGCGCTTTTGGGGGTGCGCGTGACCATGCGCACTGCCGATCCGCTTATGGTGGCGGCGCCGGCCTGA
- a CDS encoding geranylgeranyl diphosphate reductase, whose amino-acid sequence MADADFDVAVIGGGPSGATAANDLAKRGLKVLLLDRDGRIKPCGGAIPPRALKDFEIPESLLVAKARAARMISPSGRQVDMPVGDGPEGKGFVGMVDRDVFDEWLRARAGINGAERITGTYERIDRDQDGMAVLVYRSERGGPDRRVRVRSVIGADGARSAVARQNIKGAEQVKCVFAYHEIIKAPEPALAHATDFDSDRCDVYYQGKLSPDFYAWVFPHGDTASIGLGSANKGFPLRETTALMREQIGLAGCETIRKEGAPIPLKPLKRWDNGRDLVVAGDAAGVVAPASGEGIYYAMACGRLAADAVFQFLVTGKPAALKQARKQFMAKHGKVFWILGIMQYFWYSSDKRRERFVKMCADPDVQYLTWQSYMHKELVRRKPVAHAKIFVKDMGHLLGLSRA is encoded by the coding sequence ATGGCGGATGCGGATTTCGACGTAGCGGTCATTGGTGGCGGCCCATCGGGCGCGACCGCGGCCAACGATCTGGCCAAGCGCGGGCTCAAGGTGCTGCTGCTCGATCGCGATGGCCGGATCAAGCCGTGCGGCGGCGCGATCCCGCCGCGCGCGCTGAAAGATTTCGAAATCCCCGAATCGCTGCTCGTCGCCAAGGCGCGCGCGGCGCGGATGATCTCGCCTTCGGGGCGGCAGGTCGACATGCCGGTCGGCGATGGTCCCGAGGGCAAGGGCTTTGTCGGCATGGTCGACCGCGACGTGTTCGACGAATGGCTGCGCGCCCGTGCCGGGATCAACGGCGCAGAGCGGATCACCGGGACCTATGAGCGGATCGACCGGGACCAGGACGGCATGGCGGTACTTGTCTATCGCAGCGAGCGCGGCGGGCCCGACCGGCGGGTGCGGGTGCGCTCGGTGATCGGCGCGGACGGCGCGCGATCGGCGGTGGCCAGGCAGAACATCAAGGGCGCCGAGCAGGTCAAGTGCGTGTTCGCCTATCACGAGATCATCAAGGCACCCGAGCCCGCGCTCGCGCACGCGACCGATTTCGATTCCGACCGCTGCGATGTCTATTATCAGGGCAAGCTCTCTCCCGATTTCTACGCCTGGGTGTTCCCGCATGGCGACACCGCCAGCATCGGCCTGGGCAGCGCCAACAAGGGCTTTCCCTTGCGCGAAACCACCGCGCTGATGCGCGAGCAGATCGGGCTGGCGGGCTGCGAGACGATCCGCAAGGAAGGCGCGCCGATCCCGCTCAAGCCGCTGAAACGCTGGGATAATGGCCGCGATCTGGTGGTCGCGGGCGATGCCGCAGGCGTCGTGGCACCGGCGTCGGGCGAGGGCATCTATTATGCCATGGCCTGCGGACGGCTGGCTGCCGACGCGGTGTTCCAGTTCCTCGTCACCGGAAAGCCGGCCGCGCTCAAACAGGCCCGCAAGCAGTTCATGGCCAAGCACGGCAAGGTGTTCTGGATCCTGGGAATCATGCAGTATTTCTGGTACTCGTCGGACAAGCGCCGTGAGCGCTTCGTCAAGATGTGCGCCGATCCCGACGTCCAGTACCTCACCTGGCAGAGCTACATGCACAAGGAACTCGTCCGCCGCAAACCGGTGGCGCATGCCAAGATTTTCGTGAAGGATATGGGACATCTGCTGGGGCTGTCGCGGGCCTGA
- a CDS encoding TspO/MBR family protein yields the protein MHREGFLPVILAAMAALIVAAGGATITDLGPWYQGLNQPGWAPPGWLYGVAWTLIFALAALASLAAWRAAPTRNARTNVIGLFAFNGFLNVMWSLLFFRVQRPDWALIEVAALWLSIAVLIVYCGRFSKLTAWLLLPYIGWVSVAAALNYAIVQLNSPFG from the coding sequence ATGCATCGTGAAGGTTTTCTGCCCGTCATCCTGGCGGCGATGGCGGCATTGATCGTGGCCGCGGGCGGCGCGACGATCACCGATCTGGGGCCCTGGTATCAGGGGCTCAACCAACCCGGCTGGGCCCCGCCGGGCTGGCTCTACGGAGTTGCCTGGACGCTGATCTTCGCGCTCGCCGCATTGGCCTCGCTCGCCGCCTGGCGCGCCGCGCCGACGCGCAATGCGCGCACCAACGTCATCGGGCTGTTCGCATTCAACGGCTTTCTCAACGTGATGTGGAGCCTGTTGTTCTTCCGCGTGCAGCGACCCGACTGGGCGCTGATCGAGGTTGCGGCGCTGTGGCTGTCGATCGCGGTGCTGATCGTCTATTGCGGGCGCTTCTCGAAGCTGACCGCGTGGCTGCTGCTGCCCTATATCGGCTGGGTCAGCGTGGCCGCCGCGCTCAACTATGCCATCGTCCAGCTCAACAGCCCGTTCGGCTGA
- the crtD gene encoding 1-hydroxycarotenoid 3,4-desaturase CrtD, with product MRHEPIIVVGAGVGGLSAAALLAAAGEPVLVVERQPTPGGKLREVMAAGRPVDGGPTVFTMRWVFDRLFADCGGDLATAIPLTPASMIARHAWGPEAPFDLLADVQASEAAIGEYFSAKDAAGFRTFCAEAARIFNVLREPYLEASAPTPFSLVTRIGLKRLPETMAIRPYQAMWKALGRHFADPRLQQLFGRYATYCGSSPFVAPATLMLIAHVEQDGVWLADNGMHSIATAIAELARSNGAQFRYDAPISEIVVEHGRAAGVRLESGEVIRARAIVFNGDPAALNIGRLGDGVRRAVPPVPPKQRSLSSMTWLINAKTSGFPLVRHSVFFSNDYRAEFDSIFKRGQVPEAPTIYICAQDRDDHSARAPPGPERLQLIVNAPANGDTFQSSQAEIDQCERQVFGFLEDCGLTIDRTADNSHLVTPADYEGLFPATGGALYGRATHGWKAAFQRPGAASRLPGLYLAGGGIHPGAGIPMASLSGRLAAERLLADLPSMRSSRRVAMPGGTSTR from the coding sequence ATGCGGCATGAGCCGATCATTGTCGTCGGCGCGGGCGTCGGCGGGCTGAGCGCGGCGGCGTTGCTGGCTGCGGCGGGCGAGCCGGTGCTGGTGGTCGAACGCCAACCCACCCCCGGCGGCAAGTTGCGCGAGGTGATGGCGGCGGGCCGCCCGGTCGATGGCGGGCCGACGGTGTTCACGATGCGCTGGGTTTTCGACCGGCTGTTTGCCGATTGCGGCGGCGATCTGGCGACCGCGATCCCGCTCACCCCGGCGAGCATGATTGCCCGCCACGCATGGGGCCCCGAAGCTCCGTTTGATCTGCTCGCCGATGTCCAGGCCAGCGAGGCAGCGATCGGCGAGTATTTCAGCGCGAAGGATGCCGCGGGTTTCCGCACCTTCTGCGCCGAGGCGGCACGCATCTTCAACGTGCTGCGCGAGCCGTATCTGGAGGCATCCGCGCCTACCCCCTTCTCGCTGGTGACGCGCATCGGTCTCAAGCGCCTGCCCGAGACGATGGCGATCCGCCCCTATCAGGCGATGTGGAAGGCGCTGGGCCGGCATTTTGCCGATCCCCGGCTGCAGCAACTGTTCGGGCGCTATGCCACTTATTGCGGATCGTCACCCTTTGTCGCGCCCGCGACCCTGATGCTGATTGCGCATGTCGAGCAGGACGGGGTCTGGCTTGCCGACAACGGCATGCACTCGATCGCCACCGCCATCGCAGAGCTTGCCCGCAGCAACGGCGCGCAGTTCCGCTATGATGCGCCGATCTCCGAGATCGTGGTCGAGCATGGCCGCGCTGCAGGGGTCCGGCTCGAATCCGGCGAAGTCATCCGCGCGCGCGCGATCGTGTTCAACGGCGATCCTGCCGCGCTCAACATCGGGCGGCTGGGCGATGGCGTGCGCCGCGCGGTGCCGCCGGTGCCGCCCAAGCAGCGGTCGCTCTCCAGCATGACCTGGCTGATCAACGCGAAGACCTCGGGCTTCCCTCTGGTCAGGCACAGCGTGTTCTTCTCGAACGACTACCGCGCCGAGTTCGATTCGATCTTCAAGCGCGGCCAGGTGCCCGAGGCGCCCACCATCTATATCTGCGCGCAGGACCGCGACGACCATTCGGCGCGCGCGCCGCCGGGGCCCGAACGGCTGCAGCTTATCGTCAACGCGCCAGCCAATGGCGACACATTCCAAAGTTCACAGGCGGAGATCGACCAATGCGAGAGGCAAGTTTTCGGCTTCCTGGAGGATTGTGGCCTGACGATCGACCGAACGGCGGACAACTCGCATTTGGTGACGCCAGCGGATTACGAGGGTTTGTTCCCGGCGACGGGCGGCGCGCTTTACGGCCGGGCGACTCATGGATGGAAGGCGGCTTTCCAGCGGCCAGGGGCAGCGAGCCGTTTGCCGGGGCTCTATCTGGCCGGGGGTGGAATTCACCCCGGCGCCGGGATCCCGATGGCGAGTCTCTCCGGCCGCTTGGCGGCAGAGCGGCTGCTTGCGGACCTGCCTTCGATGCGATCGTCCCGGCGGGTGGCTATGCCTGGTGGTACATCGACGCGCTGA
- a CDS encoding hydratase — protein MFSPYYHWSGRGDPDNHIAMNVALYGPRGGWCMTERGRSHLARDHDNLVIGPSSMHWDGDSLRIDLAEITAPLPKKVRGTIRVFPKVMPQTLWPLDAQGNHAWRPIAPRAVVEVKLDNPSLSWKGEGYIDSNAGVEPLERGFSDWHWSRAHLARDSVVLYEGQRRDDSRFAMGLRFADNGTISEVELPPERVLPKTLWRMPRITRADAGAPVEIRRTWEDTPFYSRTALKTRLFGEQAEAVHESLSLDRLEKGIVKLMLPFRMPRRG, from the coding sequence GTGTTCTCGCCTTATTACCACTGGTCGGGGCGCGGCGATCCGGACAACCACATCGCGATGAACGTCGCGCTGTATGGCCCGCGCGGCGGCTGGTGCATGACCGAGCGGGGCCGCAGCCACCTTGCGCGCGATCACGACAATCTGGTGATCGGCCCCAGCTCGATGCACTGGGATGGCGACAGCCTGCGCATCGATCTGGCAGAGATCACCGCGCCGCTCCCCAAGAAGGTGCGCGGCACCATCCGGGTGTTCCCCAAGGTGATGCCGCAGACATTGTGGCCGCTCGATGCCCAGGGGAACCACGCCTGGCGCCCGATCGCGCCGCGCGCGGTCGTCGAGGTCAAGCTCGACAACCCTTCGCTCAGCTGGAAGGGCGAGGGCTATATCGACAGCAACGCCGGTGTCGAACCACTCGAACGCGGCTTTTCCGACTGGCACTGGTCGCGCGCGCATCTGGCACGCGATTCGGTCGTGCTCTACGAAGGCCAGCGCCGCGACGATTCGCGCTTTGCCATGGGTCTGCGCTTTGCCGACAACGGCACGATCAGCGAGGTGGAACTGCCCCCAGAGCGCGTGCTGCCCAAGACCCTCTGGCGCATGCCGCGTATCACCCGCGCCGATGCCGGCGCCCCGGTCGAAATCCGCCGCACCTGGGAGGACACCCCCTTCTATTCGCGCACCGCGCTCAAGACGCGCCTGTTCGGCGAGCAGGCCGAGGCGGTGCATGAAAGCCTGTCGCTCGACCGGCTGGAAAAGGGGATTGTGAAGCTGATGCTGCCGTTCAGGATGCCGCGACGGGGGTGA
- a CDS encoding helix-turn-helix transcriptional regulator, with product MSARTRIRERKATGISILVALQALACAFFLADLASDVMTDGIGLHLAIEMIAAIALLAAVVLGAMRVRGLITAARRDEAAVATAQGALGELIRLRFEEWQLTAAEADVALFALKGCDISEIARLRGSAAGTVRAQLAKVYSKAGVESRSGLIALFLEDLIALPDKSSRVLGG from the coding sequence ATGAGCGCAAGGACACGCATACGCGAACGCAAGGCCACGGGGATCAGCATCCTAGTGGCTTTGCAGGCGCTCGCCTGTGCGTTTTTCCTTGCCGATCTGGCAAGCGACGTAATGACTGACGGGATCGGCCTGCATCTGGCGATCGAGATGATCGCTGCTATTGCCCTATTAGCCGCAGTGGTCCTGGGCGCGATGCGAGTGCGCGGCCTGATCACCGCAGCACGTCGGGACGAGGCTGCCGTGGCCACAGCGCAAGGTGCGCTGGGCGAACTGATCCGCCTGCGGTTCGAGGAATGGCAGCTGACAGCCGCTGAGGCTGATGTCGCCCTGTTCGCTCTGAAGGGCTGTGATATTAGTGAGATCGCAAGGCTAAGGGGGTCAGCCGCTGGTACCGTCAGAGCTCAGCTTGCAAAGGTCTATTCCAAGGCAGGGGTCGAATCCCGATCTGGGTTGATCGCATTGTTTCTGGAAGACCTGATTGCTCTCCCGGACAAAAGCAGTCGGGTACTGGGCGGATAA
- a CDS encoding cytochrome b/b6 domain-containing protein has product MIDHAAPGRRWDPIVRITHWTIAIAVLANAIVTEEGAAAHIWVGYGLAAILGLRLLWGIVGPAEARFSAFWPSPRKALAHVRDIRAGNVTRHASHNPLGAMMVFAIWGCLLTIIATGITLAGPVPWAGTEYQQEQHSVSAGHGRQSEVEEGEEGKEGEEGEEGMLGEIHETAANLLYLLILLHLAGVVFETRRSGKQVVMAMSPLGR; this is encoded by the coding sequence ATGATCGATCACGCCGCCCCCGGCCGTCGCTGGGACCCCATCGTCAGAATCACGCACTGGACGATTGCCATCGCCGTGCTAGCCAATGCCATCGTGACAGAGGAAGGCGCCGCCGCGCATATCTGGGTGGGTTATGGTCTTGCGGCCATTCTCGGGCTGCGCCTGCTGTGGGGTATTGTCGGCCCTGCCGAGGCGCGATTTTCTGCCTTCTGGCCGAGTCCCCGCAAAGCGCTGGCACATGTGCGCGATATCCGGGCGGGAAATGTTACTCGCCATGCCTCGCACAATCCGCTCGGCGCGATGATGGTCTTTGCAATCTGGGGCTGTCTGCTCACGATTATCGCCACCGGAATTACCCTGGCCGGACCTGTGCCATGGGCTGGCACCGAGTATCAGCAGGAGCAGCACAGCGTTTCTGCGGGGCACGGCCGGCAGAGCGAGGTCGAAGAGGGCGAAGAGGGCAAAGAGGGCGAAGAGGGCGAAGAGGGCATGCTCGGAGAAATCCACGAGACCGCCGCAAATCTGCTCTATCTCCTTATCCTCCTGCATCTGGCAGGCGTGGTGTTCGAGACACGGCGCAGCGGCAAGCAGGTTGTGATGGCCATGTCGCCGCTGGGGCGATAG
- a CDS encoding TIGR03084 family metal-binding protein: MQQADDFLTECDRIHALLAPLDDAALATPTAFKGWTIGDIIGHLHVWNQAAQMSLKDEDAFKAFMGQVGGIIRSGGDLNAFERVWLDGLAGQALVDAWAETYRATAADFATADPAQRVPWAGPSMSARSSITARLMESWAHAQAIFDVLGVERENGDGIKNICVLGLNTYGWTFKNRRLDAPQPVPQLRLTAPSGEVWTFGEPADGELIEGDAAEFCQVVTQTRNIADTALKVMGPNATAWMAIAQCFAGAPVDPPAPGVRKRISI, encoded by the coding sequence ATGCAGCAGGCAGACGATTTCCTCACCGAATGCGATCGCATCCATGCGCTGCTCGCACCGCTCGACGATGCCGCGCTGGCAACGCCAACTGCGTTCAAGGGCTGGACGATCGGCGATATCATTGGCCATCTGCATGTCTGGAACCAGGCGGCGCAGATGTCCTTAAAGGATGAAGACGCGTTCAAGGCGTTCATGGGGCAGGTCGGCGGAATCATCCGGTCTGGCGGCGATCTGAATGCGTTCGAGCGCGTCTGGCTTGATGGCCTCGCCGGTCAGGCGCTGGTTGACGCCTGGGCCGAGACCTACCGCGCCACCGCCGCCGATTTTGCGACCGCCGATCCGGCGCAGCGCGTGCCCTGGGCGGGGCCGAGCATGAGCGCGCGGTCGTCGATCACCGCGCGGCTGATGGAAAGCTGGGCGCACGCGCAGGCAATTTTCGATGTGCTGGGCGTCGAGCGCGAGAATGGCGATGGGATCAAGAACATCTGCGTACTGGGGCTCAACACCTATGGCTGGACGTTCAAGAACCGCAGGCTGGATGCGCCACAGCCGGTCCCGCAGCTGCGCCTCACCGCGCCTTCGGGCGAGGTCTGGACGTTCGGCGAACCGGCGGACGGCGAGTTGATCGAGGGCGATGCGGCGGAATTCTGCCAGGTGGTCACACAGACGCGCAACATTGCGGATACGGCGCTCAAGGTGATGGGGCCAAATGCCACCGCGTGGATGGCCATCGCGCAATGCTTCGCGGGTGCGCCCGTCGATCCGCCTGCACCTGGGGTGCGGAAACGGATAAGCATCTGA
- a CDS encoding alpha/beta fold hydrolase, producing MKLTGPASHSFFSQRLKLHYADWGNPDKPPLILVHGGEDHCRSWDWVAGELMADWHVIALDLRGHGDSQWTADGNYPIMNFVYDLAQLVEQFGYEQVTIVAHSLGGNTALRYAGLYPEKVRKIVAIEGLGPSPKMVEERALTPIDEHWRKWFADKRARAARKHREYASFEEALQRMHAENSYLTAEQARHLCEHAVIRNENGTYSWKFDPHIRVWPILDITTDQMQALWQRITCPTLLCWGEKSWASDPEADGRMGLFHNARLAKFSDAGHWLHHDQFDRFMAELKGFL from the coding sequence ATGAAACTGACCGGACCTGCATCGCACAGCTTTTTCTCGCAGCGGCTCAAGCTGCATTATGCCGATTGGGGCAACCCGGACAAGCCGCCGCTGATCCTGGTGCATGGCGGCGAGGATCACTGCCGATCGTGGGATTGGGTGGCGGGCGAGCTGATGGCCGACTGGCATGTCATCGCGCTTGATCTGCGCGGACATGGGGATTCGCAATGGACCGCCGACGGCAATTACCCGATCATGAACTTCGTCTACGATCTGGCGCAGCTGGTGGAGCAGTTCGGCTATGAACAGGTGACGATCGTCGCGCATTCGCTGGGTGGCAACACCGCGCTGCGCTACGCCGGGCTGTACCCGGAAAAGGTGCGCAAGATCGTCGCGATCGAGGGCCTCGGCCCCAGCCCCAAGATGGTGGAAGAGCGCGCGCTGACCCCGATCGACGAGCACTGGCGCAAATGGTTTGCCGACAAGCGGGCACGGGCGGCGCGCAAGCACCGCGAATATGCCAGCTTCGAAGAGGCGCTGCAGCGCATGCACGCCGAAAACAGCTATCTGACCGCGGAGCAGGCGCGGCACCTGTGCGAGCATGCGGTGATCCGCAACGAGAACGGCACGTACAGCTGGAAGTTCGATCCGCACATCCGCGTCTGGCCGATCCTCGACATCACCACCGATCAGATGCAGGCGCTGTGGCAGCGAATCACCTGCCCGACCTTATTGTGCTGGGGCGAGAAGAGCTGGGCGTCCGACCCGGAGGCCGATGGCCGCATGGGGCTTTTCCATAACGCGCGCCTCGCCAAGTTTTCCGATGCGGGCCACTGGCTGCACCACGACCAGTTCGACCGCTTCATGGCCGAGTTGAAGGGGTTCTTGTGA
- a CDS encoding NADP-dependent oxidoreductase, with amino-acid sequence MTTTRQWLIAGRPRGRPVQDSDFELVTKDLPAPGPGQMLLKTHYLAFDPAQKGWMENIADYVAPTEIGEVMRGSAISEVIESNGGKFPVGTMVIGSTGWTEYHLSDGEGLVPCDPALPPTAMMSVLGTTGLTAYCGLFKIGKPVAGDTVLVSGAAGATGSIVGQLARIAGCRVIGIAGGPEKCAWLVEEAGYDAAIDYKAGGLKAAIKQHCPNGVDVIFDNVGGAILDDMLAHIATNARVVICGGISRYETGQMPAGPQNYFNLIFRRATMTGFIVLDWAAEFPLIRKRLAGLVKDGRLNYREDIQHGFENAPQTMQRLFSGANRGKQMLKL; translated from the coding sequence ATGACCACCACCCGCCAATGGCTGATCGCAGGCCGCCCGCGCGGTCGCCCGGTACAGGACAGCGACTTCGAACTGGTGACCAAGGACCTGCCCGCGCCCGGCCCCGGCCAGATGCTGCTCAAGACGCATTATCTCGCCTTCGATCCCGCGCAGAAGGGCTGGATGGAAAACATCGCCGATTATGTCGCGCCGACCGAGATCGGCGAGGTCATGCGCGGCTCTGCGATTTCCGAGGTGATCGAATCGAATGGCGGCAAGTTCCCGGTCGGAACGATGGTGATAGGGTCGACCGGCTGGACCGAATATCACCTCTCCGATGGCGAGGGGCTGGTGCCGTGCGATCCTGCGCTGCCGCCCACCGCGATGATGTCGGTGCTCGGCACCACGGGGCTGACTGCCTATTGCGGGCTGTTCAAGATCGGCAAGCCGGTGGCGGGTGATACCGTGCTGGTCTCGGGCGCGGCAGGGGCGACCGGATCGATCGTCGGCCAGCTGGCCAGGATCGCGGGATGCCGTGTCATCGGCATCGCGGGGGGGCCCGAGAAATGCGCCTGGCTGGTCGAGGAAGCGGGCTATGACGCCGCGATCGACTACAAGGCAGGTGGCCTCAAGGCCGCGATCAAGCAGCATTGCCCGAACGGTGTCGATGTCATCTTCGACAATGTCGGCGGCGCGATCCTCGATGACATGCTGGCCCATATCGCGACGAACGCGCGCGTTGTCATCTGCGGCGGAATCAGCCGCTACGAGACCGGGCAGATGCCCGCCGGCCCGCAGAACTATTTCAACCTGATCTTCCGCCGTGCGACGATGACCGGGTTCATCGTGCTCGACTGGGCGGCGGAGTTTCCCTTGATCCGCAAGCGGCTGGCCGGGCTGGTCAAGGATGGCAGGCTGAACTATCGCGAGGATATCCAGCACGGCTTCGAGAACGCGCCGCAGACGATGCAGCGATTGTTCTCCGGCGCCAATCGCGGCAAGCAGATGCTCAAGCTCTAG